A genomic window from Leptolyngbya sp. BL0902 includes:
- a CDS encoding Uma2 family endonuclease translates to MSSRQGYRPMSEMTGLTAAPIIYPDTDGQPMTESDATRDYLLYCVEVLQLYFKGRPNVYVSGNLFIYYEEDNPKASISPDVFVVFGVSNRKRRSYKTWQEGGKLPNFVLEITSRSTKHQDSEDKPRLYASLGVEEYFQYDPTADYLKPQLRGAKLVEGRYQPLSLTSTPTGLPSIHSTVLGLDLQLHPTYPELGLAPVAQALRFYDPQSGAKLLSRYELELVREALQEENENIQQERDAAQQRAEKLAARLRALGIDPDEV, encoded by the coding sequence ATGTCAAGCCGCCAAGGATATCGCCCCATGTCCGAGATGACCGGACTGACCGCTGCCCCGATTATCTATCCCGATACGGATGGACAACCGATGACCGAAAGCGACGCCACTCGCGATTATCTGTTGTATTGCGTTGAAGTGCTGCAACTCTATTTCAAAGGGCGGCCCAATGTTTATGTGTCGGGTAACTTGTTTATCTACTATGAAGAGGATAATCCCAAGGCATCCATCTCGCCGGATGTGTTTGTCGTTTTTGGCGTCAGTAACCGAAAACGCCGCAGCTATAAAACCTGGCAAGAAGGCGGCAAGCTGCCTAATTTTGTCCTAGAAATCACCTCCCGCAGCACCAAACACCAAGACTCCGAGGACAAACCCCGCCTCTACGCCAGCCTGGGGGTTGAAGAATACTTTCAGTATGACCCCACCGCCGACTACCTCAAGCCTCAACTGCGGGGAGCCAAGCTGGTGGAGGGCCGTTATCAACCTCTGTCCCTAACCTCCACGCCCACGGGCCTGCCCTCTATCCACAGCACCGTGTTAGGGCTAGATTTACAACTGCATCCTACCTACCCAGAACTGGGGCTGGCTCCGGTAGCCCAAGCCTTACGCTTCTACGACCCACAATCGGGGGCAAAACTGCTGAGTCGCTATGAACTAGAGCTTGTACGAGAGGCGCTCCAAGAGGAAAACGAAAATATTCAGCAAGAGCGAGACGCTGCCCAGCAACGTGCGGAGAAACTTGCCGCCCGCCTGCGGGCCTTGGGGATTGATCCCGATGAAGTCTAG
- a CDS encoding metallophosphoesterase family protein, protein MSSILDPPIPAKVAKMKARVRWQHPTLVARHIDQTRLMVEDGHAETEEFSFLVIGDSGSGPHPDHHPQRRLAEQMVPHLQDCRFLLHTGDVVYQVGSREQYPDNFIKPYREWLVGGDQPDKIAYDQMLFRFPFLAVPGNHDYYNLPRLYSVLVQLSKPLRKLLGIDLNPNVGWHGSGVGDAYARAFLDYLQGIPADQLVDHLRTHYGAWNGDTQGLRYRPGVYTRLPNRYYTFRYGGIDFFALDSSTFNDPSLLAHQGGLDRRQWLQGQRQQVLEDRRLVEEAALHRNPKDTHAQEDLDDWQAKVEQYDEMLLDIDKQLNANPTAQIDTEQLLWLRDKLIASWQDPAARGRIVFFHHPPYVTESTKWNQGQTLAVRHHLRWVLDQVAAAVPNLADGTPPVNLVINGHAHCFEHLKTLDTGHADGHLDWIVCGGSGLSLRRQRSGGNTLCEPVSDLTGEASDELRPVAESQLFIGRIGKKPDYRRPYSFLRVDVKGGQEPKFVLTPHVSERFHRDWKDYALDPIYI, encoded by the coding sequence ATGTCTTCGATTCTCGATCCGCCGATTCCTGCCAAGGTTGCCAAAATGAAGGCGCGGGTGCGCTGGCAGCATCCGACCCTGGTGGCCCGCCACATTGATCAAACCAGGCTGATGGTAGAAGATGGCCACGCCGAAACCGAGGAGTTTTCCTTTTTGGTAATTGGCGACAGCGGATCTGGCCCCCACCCGGATCACCACCCCCAGCGGCGGCTGGCCGAGCAGATGGTGCCCCATTTGCAGGACTGTCGGTTTTTGCTGCACACCGGGGACGTGGTGTATCAGGTGGGTTCCCGCGAGCAGTATCCCGACAATTTCATCAAGCCCTATCGAGAGTGGCTGGTGGGGGGCGATCAGCCCGATAAGATTGCCTACGACCAAATGCTGTTTCGGTTTCCGTTTTTGGCGGTGCCCGGAAACCACGATTACTACAACCTGCCGCGCCTGTATAGCGTGCTGGTGCAGCTTAGCAAACCCCTGCGAAAGCTGCTGGGCATCGACCTCAACCCTAATGTGGGCTGGCATGGGTCGGGGGTGGGAGATGCCTACGCTCGCGCCTTTTTAGACTATTTGCAGGGCATCCCTGCCGACCAACTGGTGGATCACCTGCGGACGCACTACGGTGCTTGGAATGGCGACACCCAGGGCTTGCGCTATCGACCAGGGGTGTACACTCGCCTGCCCAATCGCTACTACACCTTTCGCTATGGCGGCATTGATTTTTTTGCGCTAGATTCCAGCACCTTCAACGATCCGTCATTGCTGGCTCACCAGGGAGGGCTAGATCGTCGCCAGTGGCTTCAGGGGCAGCGGCAGCAGGTACTAGAGGATCGACGGTTAGTGGAGGAGGCTGCGCTGCACCGCAATCCCAAAGATACCCATGCTCAGGAGGATTTGGACGACTGGCAGGCCAAGGTAGAGCAGTACGACGAAATGCTGCTCGACATCGACAAGCAACTCAACGCCAACCCCACCGCCCAAATCGACACCGAACAACTGCTGTGGCTGCGAGATAAGCTGATCGCCTCCTGGCAAGACCCAGCGGCGCGGGGGCGGATCGTGTTCTTCCACCATCCCCCCTACGTCACCGAATCCACCAAGTGGAACCAGGGCCAAACCCTGGCGGTGCGTCACCATCTGCGCTGGGTGCTGGATCAGGTAGCGGCGGCGGTGCCTAACCTGGCAGACGGAACGCCCCCGGTGAATCTGGTCATCAACGGCCACGCCCACTGCTTTGAACACCTGAAAACCCTAGACACAGGCCACGCCGATGGTCACTTAGACTGGATTGTCTGCGGCGGCAGCGGCCTCAGCTTGCGGCGTCAGCGGTCTGGCGGAAACACCCTCTGCGAACCTGTCTCTGACCTGACGGGCGAGGCATCCGATGAACTGCGTCCGGTGGCGGAATCCCAGCTCTTTATCGGTCGCATAGGCAAAAAGCCCGACTATCGCCGCCCCTACTCGTTTTTGCGGGTCGATGTCAAAGGGGGCCAGGAACCCAAATTTGTCCTCACCCCCCATGTGTCTGAGCGCTTCCACCGTGATTGGAAGGACTACGCTCTGGATCCGATTTATATTTAG
- a CDS encoding DUF2358 domain-containing protein, which produces MDVLEQLRQDYQRFPHQQSYHLYAEDVYFKDPLNEFRGLSRYQNMIGFITRWFQAIDLDLHAIEYVSPSQIHTRWTLNWVAPLPWKPAMSIPGRSELTLNDSGKICAHVDYWDCSRWAVVQQVFGVRSEP; this is translated from the coding sequence ATGGACGTTTTGGAACAACTGCGCCAGGACTATCAGCGCTTTCCCCACCAGCAGAGCTATCACCTCTATGCAGAGGACGTCTATTTCAAAGACCCCCTGAACGAGTTTCGCGGCCTGTCACGCTACCAGAACATGATTGGCTTTATCACCCGCTGGTTTCAGGCCATTGATCTAGATCTGCACGCCATTGAATACGTTAGCCCCAGCCAAATTCACACCCGCTGGACGCTGAATTGGGTAGCCCCTTTGCCCTGGAAGCCCGCGATGAGCATCCCTGGCCGCAGCGAGCTGACCCTCAACGATAGCGGCAAAATTTGCGCCCATGTGGACTATTGGGACTGTTCCCGTTGGGCGGTGGTGCAACAGGTGTTTGGGGTACGGTCAGAGCCCTAG
- a CDS encoding NUDIX hydrolase, translated as MPLGQEPPQLLKQRLFYEGRKFNFEVNRLRLPNKAVGEWECVRHPGGALAVPLTDDGRLVLLRQYRFAVLGRLLEFPAGTIEPNEAPAETIRREIQEETGYAATTWLPIGTFPLAPGYSDELIYAFLATDLEPVEAPAGDEDEDMEVVLMTPDQLEKAILAGEAVDAKTIASFFLAKPFIAKLIDC; from the coding sequence ATGCCCCTTGGACAAGAACCGCCCCAACTGTTAAAACAGCGCTTATTCTACGAAGGCCGCAAATTTAACTTTGAGGTGAACCGTCTGCGTCTGCCCAATAAGGCCGTGGGCGAGTGGGAATGCGTGCGCCATCCCGGCGGGGCCTTGGCCGTGCCCCTTACCGATGATGGTCGGCTGGTTTTGCTGCGGCAGTATCGGTTTGCGGTGCTGGGACGGTTGCTGGAGTTTCCGGCGGGCACCATCGAACCCAACGAAGCCCCGGCAGAGACCATTCGCCGCGAAATTCAGGAGGAAACGGGCTATGCGGCAACCACTTGGCTTCCCATCGGCACGTTTCCCTTGGCCCCGGGCTACTCCGATGAACTGATCTACGCCTTCCTCGCCACAGATTTAGAGCCCGTAGAGGCTCCAGCGGGCGACGAAGATGAAGACATGGAGGTCGTGTTGATGACGCCCGATCAACTGGAGAAGGCTATTCTCGCTGGAGAGGCCGTGGATGCCAAAACCATCGCCAGCTTCTTTTTGGCCAAACCCTTCATTGCCAAACTAATCGACTGTTAG
- a CDS encoding 3'-5' exonuclease: protein MFKSVGQRVCAFDLEWVPDAPSGRRVYRLPATLSDEDVFQVMWEHGGATEDKPRPYLKTALCRVVSVAAVIREQRRNGEVVLRLTALPKQADQPMAEGDLIHTFLSYVGQQKPQLVGFNSQTSDLPILLQRGMAMGISAKAFCQRPDKPWEGVDYFARHTEAHIDLKNLVSGWGIGTPSLHELAAAMGIPGKMGTDGSSVVDLWVEGNLRAIVEYNHFDALTTYLVWLRTALFAGFFSPEQHQIEEDRVRSLLHDHIAAGDEHLVDYLEQWNRFQPQSADTVAMDLSPLPEVTASPTDVAA from the coding sequence GTGTTCAAGTCCGTTGGTCAGCGGGTATGTGCGTTTGATTTGGAATGGGTGCCCGATGCGCCTTCCGGGCGGCGGGTCTATCGGCTACCCGCCACATTGTCTGATGAGGACGTCTTTCAGGTGATGTGGGAGCACGGAGGAGCCACGGAGGACAAGCCTCGGCCCTACCTCAAAACGGCGCTTTGTCGGGTGGTATCGGTGGCGGCGGTGATTCGGGAGCAGCGGCGCAATGGCGAAGTGGTGCTGCGGCTGACGGCCCTCCCCAAACAGGCCGACCAACCCATGGCGGAGGGGGATCTCATCCACACCTTTCTGAGCTATGTGGGCCAGCAAAAGCCCCAGTTGGTGGGGTTTAATTCCCAAACCTCGGATCTGCCGATTTTGTTGCAGCGGGGCATGGCCATGGGCATTTCGGCCAAAGCCTTTTGCCAACGCCCCGACAAACCCTGGGAAGGCGTAGACTATTTCGCCCGCCACACCGAAGCCCACATTGACCTAAAAAATTTGGTCAGCGGTTGGGGGATTGGCACGCCCTCCCTGCACGAACTGGCGGCGGCAATGGGCATTCCGGGCAAGATGGGCACCGACGGCAGCAGTGTGGTGGATCTGTGGGTGGAGGGCAACCTGCGGGCCATTGTGGAATACAACCACTTTGATGCCCTCACTACCTACCTGGTGTGGCTGCGAACGGCTTTGTTTGCAGGCTTTTTCAGCCCTGAACAGCACCAAATCGAGGAAGATCGCGTGCGATCCCTGCTGCATGATCACATTGCGGCGGGAGACGAGCACCTGGTTGACTATTTGGAGCAGTGGAACCGCTTCCAGCCCCAATCCGCCGATACCGTTGCGATGGATCTGTCTCCCCTGCCCGAGGTGACGGCATCCCCCACAGACGTCGCGGCCTAG
- the truB gene encoding tRNA pseudouridine(55) synthase TruB: MAVAEGWPEKDMGGVSAVVDEAGKDRARSCPVSGVADGFLNLNKLSQVTSHDCVAAVRRLLGTRKVGHGGTLDPLAEGVLPLAVGRATRLLPYLAADKAYRAVIRFGLTTTTDDLEGEVVSHCLATDLTLEAVQAALPEFLGTLAQIPPAFSAIQVEGKRLYDLARRGQVVTPPPRTVVIHGLTVQGWQGGDHPELTVDVDCGPGTYIRALARDLGQQVGTGATLAHLTRTRSNGFTLDTSLTLDQVKQRVETEGFQLQAPEAALAHLPALALDPDLARRWQQGQKFAPPIALDPDQPYRIVSAADNEFLGIGQVEYREGEPILKAKMVFKPWA; encoded by the coding sequence GTGGCCGTTGCCGAGGGATGGCCGGAAAAGGATATGGGCGGGGTGAGTGCGGTTGTGGATGAAGCGGGAAAGGACAGAGCGAGAAGCTGTCCAGTGAGCGGCGTGGCGGACGGATTTTTGAACCTCAATAAGCTTAGCCAAGTCACCTCCCATGACTGTGTCGCGGCGGTGCGGCGGCTGTTGGGCACCCGCAAGGTGGGCCACGGGGGCACGCTGGATCCGCTGGCGGAGGGGGTGTTGCCCTTGGCGGTGGGACGGGCGACGCGGCTGCTACCCTACCTGGCGGCGGATAAAGCCTACCGGGCGGTGATTCGCTTTGGCCTGACCACCACCACCGACGACCTGGAGGGCGAGGTGGTGAGCCATTGTCTCGCAACGGATCTCACCTTGGAGGCTGTGCAGGCGGCTCTACCCGAATTTTTGGGTACCCTGGCGCAAATTCCCCCGGCCTTTAGCGCTATTCAAGTGGAGGGCAAGCGCCTGTACGACCTCGCTCGACGCGGCCAAGTGGTGACGCCGCCCCCTCGCACGGTGGTGATCCATGGCCTGACGGTGCAGGGCTGGCAGGGGGGCGATCATCCCGAACTCACCGTGGATGTGGACTGTGGCCCCGGTACCTACATCCGCGCCCTGGCCCGCGACTTGGGGCAGCAGGTGGGCACAGGCGCAACCTTGGCCCACCTCACCCGCACCCGCAGCAATGGCTTTACCCTCGACACCAGCCTCACCTTGGATCAGGTGAAACAGCGCGTCGAGACCGAGGGCTTTCAACTCCAGGCTCCAGAAGCGGCCCTTGCCCACCTGCCTGCCCTGGCCCTCGATCCGGATCTCGCCCGTCGCTGGCAGCAGGGCCAAAAGTTTGCGCCGCCCATCGCCCTAGACCCCGATCAGCCCTATCGCATTGTGTCCGCCGCCGACAACGAATTCCTCGGCATTGGCCAAGTAGAGTACCGAGAAGGGGAGCCCATTCTTAAAGCCAAGATGGTCTTCAAACCCTGGGCCTAG
- a CDS encoding ABC transporter ATP-binding protein has product MVATAMPSPDILYLDAITKRYTSALPPAVDGVSLSLRQGEILALLGPSGCGKTTLLRLIAGFEQPDQGAIYLGQQPVCGPCWLPPERRDVGIVFQDYALFPHLTVEKNVAFGLQSLVRLGSLDPKQVQAQTQEAIALVGLTGFERRFPHELSGGQQQRVALARALAPRPTLILLDEPFSNLDVQVRLHLRQEVRDVLKQVNASGVFVTHDQEEALAIADQVAVMRQGRLEQWGSPETVYTAPASRFIASFVTQANFLPARRTPQGWETELGTLTQVIQPDGAAPDATVAQGEIMIRQEDLALQVVETGLLRVQSRQFLGREYKYSLSTPSGHLLHARLPASQALPVGSWVNPVMPPHPLRLYPTGNR; this is encoded by the coding sequence ATGGTTGCCACTGCAATGCCCTCACCCGATATCCTGTATCTTGATGCAATTACGAAGCGATATACCTCCGCCCTGCCCCCGGCGGTGGATGGGGTTAGCCTCAGCCTGCGTCAGGGCGAGATTTTGGCGTTGTTGGGGCCGTCTGGCTGTGGCAAAACAACCCTGCTGCGGCTGATTGCGGGCTTTGAGCAACCCGACCAGGGCGCGATTTATCTCGGACAGCAGCCCGTCTGCGGCCCCTGTTGGCTGCCCCCAGAGCGGCGGGATGTGGGCATTGTGTTCCAAGACTACGCCCTGTTTCCCCATCTAACGGTGGAGAAAAATGTGGCCTTTGGGCTTCAGTCCTTGGTGCGCCTGGGTAGCTTAGATCCCAAACAGGTGCAGGCCCAAACCCAAGAGGCCATTGCTCTGGTGGGGCTCACGGGGTTTGAACGCCGCTTCCCCCACGAGCTTTCCGGGGGGCAACAGCAGCGGGTGGCCCTGGCCCGTGCCCTCGCCCCTCGGCCCACGCTGATTTTGCTGGATGAACCCTTCAGCAATCTGGATGTGCAGGTGCGGCTGCATCTGCGCCAGGAGGTACGCGACGTGCTGAAGCAGGTGAATGCCTCCGGGGTGTTTGTCACCCACGACCAGGAGGAAGCCCTCGCCATTGCCGATCAGGTGGCGGTGATGCGCCAGGGACGGCTAGAGCAGTGGGGCAGTCCCGAAACGGTCTACACCGCTCCGGCCTCTCGCTTCATTGCCAGCTTTGTTACCCAGGCTAACTTTCTCCCGGCTCGCCGCACCCCCCAGGGCTGGGAGACGGAGTTGGGCACCCTCACCCAGGTGATTCAGCCCGACGGAGCGGCCCCCGATGCCACGGTGGCCCAGGGCGAGATTATGATTCGTCAAGAAGACCTAGCGTTGCAAGTGGTGGAGACAGGGCTGTTGCGCGTCCAGAGCCGCCAGTTTTTGGGCCGAGAGTACAAGTACAGCCTCTCTACGCCCTCTGGGCACCTGCTTCATGCTCGCCTCCCCGCCAGTCAGGCGCTGCCCGTAGGCAGTTGGGTGAACCCGGTGATGCCGCCCCATCCACTGCGGCTATACCCAACCGGGAATCGCTAG
- the cobU gene encoding bifunctional adenosylcobinamide kinase/adenosylcobinamide-phosphate guanylyltransferase: MKRGEENRVKQVIVVTGPTRSGKSEWAETLAQRSGQAVVYVATSAVNPEDQEWQARLERHRQRRPVDWRLWEVPVGLSAAILAGQATDCLLVDSLGTWLAHGLDQDDPQWQETVADLIASVEQTAATVIFVAEETGWGVVPAYPAGRQFRDRLGHLTRQLGAVADAVYLVVAGYAVDLRQVGVAVDGPP; encoded by the coding sequence ATGAAAAGAGGTGAGGAAAACCGGGTGAAGCAAGTTATCGTCGTCACCGGGCCAACCCGGTCGGGCAAGAGCGAGTGGGCGGAGACCTTGGCCCAGCGGTCGGGGCAGGCTGTGGTATATGTGGCCACCTCAGCGGTGAACCCGGAGGATCAGGAGTGGCAGGCGCGGCTGGAGCGACATCGCCAGCGGCGTCCGGTGGATTGGCGGCTGTGGGAGGTGCCCGTGGGCCTGTCGGCGGCGATTTTGGCAGGCCAAGCCACGGACTGTTTGCTGGTCGATTCCCTCGGTACCTGGCTGGCCCATGGGCTAGACCAAGACGACCCCCAGTGGCAGGAAACCGTGGCGGATTTGATTGCCAGCGTGGAGCAAACGGCGGCAACGGTGATTTTTGTGGCGGAGGAAACCGGGTGGGGCGTGGTGCCAGCCTATCCGGCGGGGCGGCAATTTCGAGATCGGCTGGGTCATCTGACGCGGCAACTGGGTGCGGTGGCGGATGCGGTCTACTTGGTGGTGGCAGGCTATGCCGTGGATTTACGCCAGGTGGGGGTGGCGGTGGATGGCCCTCCATAG
- the psb29 gene encoding photosystem II biogenesis protein Psp29, translating to MNNAPVRTVSDAKRDFYAHHTRPINSIYRRVVDELLVEMHLLSVNADFTYDPLYALGIVTTFDRFMQGYEPESDKASIFNALCQSVQSSPEQYRGDAEAMQAAVAGQSLDDLKAQFENLAEAAHSGGLRGTLGTVATKEAFKYSRPFGIGLYTLIEAVAGEDLLKNKDSFEALLKDLTGKLNFPADKLSKDLELYRSNIEKFAQAQEVMKDMLAAERKKREDRQKAAEATAAEVVESVPTPAEGSENAG from the coding sequence GTGAATAACGCACCTGTACGCACGGTTTCTGACGCCAAGCGGGACTTCTATGCTCACCACACCCGCCCCATCAACTCCATTTACCGTCGTGTGGTGGACGAGCTTTTGGTAGAAATGCATCTGCTCTCGGTCAACGCCGATTTTACCTACGATCCCCTCTATGCCCTGGGCATCGTCACCACCTTCGACCGCTTTATGCAGGGCTACGAACCCGAAAGCGACAAAGCCTCCATTTTCAATGCCCTTTGCCAATCGGTGCAAAGCTCTCCCGAACAGTACCGGGGCGACGCCGAAGCCATGCAAGCCGCCGTAGCGGGGCAATCCCTCGACGACCTCAAAGCCCAGTTTGAAAACCTAGCAGAAGCGGCCCACAGTGGCGGCCTGCGCGGCACCCTCGGCACCGTCGCCACCAAGGAAGCCTTCAAATATAGCCGCCCCTTCGGCATCGGCCTCTATACCCTGATCGAAGCCGTCGCCGGAGAAGACCTCCTCAAAAACAAAGACTCCTTTGAAGCCCTGCTGAAGGATCTAACGGGCAAGCTCAACTTCCCGGCAGATAAGCTTTCCAAGGATTTAGAACTCTACCGCAGCAACATCGAGAAGTTCGCCCAGGCCCAGGAAGTCATGAAAGACATGCTGGCCGCCGAACGCAAAAAACGCGAAGACCGCCAAAAAGCCGCCGAAGCTACAGCCGCCGAAGTGGTGGAATCTGTCCCCACCCCCGCCGAAGGCAGCGAAAACGCAGGTTAG
- a CDS encoding ribonuclease Z, producing MQITFLGTSSGVPTRSRNVSSVALRLPQRAEVWLFDCGEGTQHQFLRSEFKSSQIRRIFITHMHGDHIFGLMGLLASCGLAGNRQQRIDIYGPKPLNDYLQACRRYSQTHFTLPIKIHAVEPGLVFEDEEFRVVCDRLEHRVPAYGYRVEERDRPGRFDVGRAQALGIPSGPLYGQLKQGKRVTLDDGRVINGADLCGPDLVGRKLVYCTDTIYCDQAVSLAQGADVLIHEATFAHQDADLAYQRLHSTSTMAAQVALGAQVQQLIMTHFSPRYAPGNSIQLGDLLAEARAIFPNTLMAHDFLVHDILRQEEKTLVSSAL from the coding sequence GTGCAAATTACGTTTTTGGGGACAAGTTCTGGGGTGCCCACCCGATCCCGCAATGTGTCGAGTGTGGCGCTGCGATTGCCCCAGCGGGCAGAGGTATGGCTGTTTGACTGTGGCGAGGGCACCCAGCACCAGTTTTTGCGGAGTGAGTTCAAATCTAGCCAAATTCGCCGTATTTTCATCACCCACATGCACGGCGACCACATTTTTGGTCTCATGGGCCTGTTGGCCAGTTGTGGGCTAGCGGGTAATCGGCAGCAGCGCATTGATATCTATGGCCCCAAGCCGCTGAACGACTACCTGCAAGCCTGTCGCCGCTATTCCCAAACCCACTTTACTCTGCCCATTAAAATCCATGCCGTGGAACCGGGGCTAGTCTTTGAAGACGAGGAGTTTCGGGTGGTGTGTGACCGCCTGGAACACCGAGTGCCTGCCTACGGCTATCGGGTGGAGGAGCGGGATCGTCCGGGGCGGTTCGATGTGGGGCGTGCCCAGGCCCTAGGGATTCCCTCTGGGCCGCTCTATGGGCAGCTCAAGCAGGGCAAGCGAGTCACCCTCGATGATGGTCGTGTCATCAACGGGGCTGACCTCTGTGGCCCCGACTTGGTGGGGCGCAAACTGGTCTACTGCACCGACACCATTTACTGTGACCAAGCGGTGAGCCTAGCCCAAGGGGCCGATGTGCTGATTCACGAAGCCACCTTTGCCCACCAGGATGCAGACTTGGCCTACCAGCGGCTCCACTCCACCTCTACCATGGCGGCCCAGGTGGCCCTAGGTGCCCAGGTGCAGCAGTTGATCATGACCCACTTCAGCCCCCGCTATGCTCCGGGCAACAGCATCCAGCTTGGGGATTTGCTGGCCGAGGCTAGGGCCATTTTCCCCAATACCCTCATGGCCCACGACTTTTTGGTTCACGACATTTTGCGCCAAGAGGAAAAAACGCTGGTGTCCTCTGCGCTGTAG